One Beggiatoa leptomitoformis DNA segment encodes these proteins:
- a CDS encoding AAA family ATPase yields MNDSVPIPTRHKTFLQLCLLSFKLLGWLLFKPSGWQRYITEIAPTLPPDFALTDVQPAQWRSPILWQLLLAGHGLWAIWVSLITICTIIFLDAPTDALLLSGIYALMLSLMGGIVGSLSVSVAFGITISIVGGIALSITVGLYNEVVFSMAENIAIVVMLNVTEESISIPSGTDQAWVTILIAVFTASLASNVMQSVTITPYRHSQHRQLGSIVIGIATSSLAIYFIIQFISTLAQGAAALLENGVVFSFIYDSLISLMFGLAIMLIWVLQTLRIWQGLFLGLIISILLIFSTLPLNQFQDQNNLTILIKGIHDGIENGLLYTLLFAFPYSLAKRIANPWAGLVAGIFGSTGMYIAFVIILATQSLELTLRFILIAFLMGISFSWWVSLITYPFVSAWNLILYRLDELRPQSPSLLSLHSAFWDEHQRFPLYGLESYLVMLAERSPAEAEQAIHALSRTRQKWAAQEAQIELDARRLENCQTVATISKAHRHLAAGELSSPISALLRSLSRISRDVEAALSQESNYNQRLALDAVEERLDGLLRELTRSTEPYALRFRPIAEQWRQQLADYGKALSEAVESRQEINNPYIIGIPLTEHQEIFVGRSDVSEQIERLLLDNRCPPLLLYGQRRTGKTSLLNNLGRLLPSTIIPLFVDLQGPASLAKNYEGFLYNISRAMLSSAKRHREIQLPILNREILRDDPFTAFDEWLDAIEQHLEPQQTILLTLDEFSALEHVFAKGLLDEASVLGMFRHIIQHRPRFKLLLSGSHTIDEFERWASYLINVRIVHLSYLQAGEALKLIEQPVKAFALRYEYAASQRVMEVTRCHPALIQLLCAEIVTLKNRQHVHERRLATISDVDAAIPAALQHGRFFFADIENNQVTPEGAHLLHSLANHGEGAIVSHEELIQQYSQQIESIVQNLLQRELVEPLGKGYRFQVEMVRRWFCG; encoded by the coding sequence ATGAATGATTCTGTTCCTATCCCTACACGCCATAAAACATTTCTACAACTATGCCTTTTGAGTTTTAAGCTATTGGGCTGGTTACTCTTTAAACCATCAGGATGGCAACGGTATATCACAGAAATTGCGCCTACCCTTCCCCCCGATTTTGCCTTAACTGATGTTCAACCCGCCCAATGGCGTTCCCCCATTCTTTGGCAACTCTTACTTGCAGGACATGGTTTATGGGCAATCTGGGTGAGCTTAATCACCATTTGCACCATTATCTTTTTAGATGCACCTACTGATGCTCTGTTGCTCAGTGGTATCTATGCACTCATGCTGAGTTTAATGGGGGGTATCGTCGGCAGTTTAAGTGTTTCCGTCGCGTTTGGGATAACAATTAGCATTGTTGGTGGCATTGCTCTGAGCATTACCGTTGGTTTATACAATGAAGTTGTCTTCAGCATGGCAGAAAATATTGCCATTGTTGTCATGCTCAATGTGACAGAAGAAAGCATCAGCATCCCCAGTGGAACAGACCAAGCATGGGTAACTATTCTTATTGCGGTTTTTACAGCAAGCCTTGCAAGCAATGTTATGCAAAGCGTAACAATTACGCCCTATCGTCACTCCCAACATCGTCAACTTGGTAGTATCGTTATTGGTATTGCAACCAGCAGCCTAGCAATTTACTTTATTATTCAATTTATCAGCACCTTAGCGCAAGGTGCGGCAGCTCTATTAGAAAATGGCGTTGTCTTTAGTTTTATTTACGACAGCTTAATTAGCCTAATGTTTGGGCTTGCGATTATGCTTATTTGGGTCTTACAAACCCTGCGTATTTGGCAAGGTTTGTTCTTGGGGTTGATTATCAGCATATTGCTGATTTTCAGCACCCTCCCCCTCAATCAATTTCAAGATCAAAACAACCTTACCATTTTGATTAAAGGCATTCACGATGGTATAGAAAACGGCTTGCTTTATACCCTCTTGTTTGCTTTCCCCTATTCACTGGCAAAACGTATCGCTAACCCATGGGCTGGGCTGGTCGCGGGCATATTTGGTAGTACAGGCATGTATATTGCCTTCGTCATAATACTCGCTACCCAATCCTTAGAATTAACCCTACGTTTCATCCTGATAGCATTTCTCATGGGGATTAGTTTTTCATGGTGGGTTTCATTAATAACTTATCCATTTGTATCTGCATGGAATTTAATTTTGTACCGCCTAGACGAATTGCGCCCACAGTCACCCAGCCTTCTGTCATTACACTCAGCATTTTGGGATGAACATCAACGCTTTCCGCTTTATGGCTTAGAAAGCTATCTCGTTATGCTCGCTGAACGAAGCCCAGCAGAAGCAGAGCAAGCCATTCATGCACTAAGCCGTACCCGACAAAAATGGGCAGCACAAGAAGCACAAATAGAACTTGATGCCCGTCGATTAGAAAATTGCCAAACGGTTGCCACCATTAGTAAAGCACACCGCCACTTGGCTGCTGGCGAATTATCCAGCCCAATTAGTGCGTTACTCCGTAGTTTAAGCCGTATTAGCCGCGATGTAGAAGCCGCACTTTCACAAGAAAGTAATTATAACCAACGGCTTGCATTAGATGCGGTAGAAGAACGACTAGATGGTTTACTCCGTGAACTGACGCGCTCAACAGAACCCTATGCCCTGCGTTTCCGTCCAATTGCCGAACAATGGCGACAACAACTGGCTGATTATGGTAAGGCATTGAGTGAAGCGGTTGAAAGTCGTCAAGAAATTAACAATCCATATATCATTGGTATTCCCCTAACAGAACACCAAGAAATATTTGTTGGACGCAGTGATGTCAGTGAACAAATTGAACGTTTACTCCTAGACAATCGTTGTCCCCCACTCCTGCTCTATGGACAACGGCGCACAGGCAAAACATCCCTATTAAACAATTTAGGACGATTGCTACCCAGCACAATTATTCCTCTCTTCGTGGACTTACAAGGACCTGCCTCGCTTGCGAAAAACTACGAAGGTTTTTTATACAATATCAGCCGTGCCATGCTAAGTTCCGCAAAACGACATCGTGAGATACAACTACCTATATTAAATCGTGAAATTCTACGCGACGACCCTTTTACTGCCTTTGATGAATGGTTAGATGCAATAGAACAACACCTAGAACCACAACAAACTATACTGCTAACCCTAGATGAATTCAGTGCATTAGAACACGTTTTTGCAAAAGGACTGTTAGATGAAGCCTCCGTACTTGGCATGTTTCGCCATATCATCCAACACCGCCCACGATTTAAATTACTACTCTCAGGCTCGCATACCATTGACGAATTTGAACGCTGGGCGAGCTATTTGATTAATGTTCGCATTGTACACCTGAGTTATTTACAAGCAGGCGAAGCCCTAAAACTAATAGAACAACCCGTTAAAGCCTTTGCATTACGCTACGAATATGCAGCCAGTCAGCGCGTGATGGAAGTGACTCGTTGTCATCCTGCCCTGATTCAACTCTTATGTGCGGAAATCGTCACATTAAAGAATCGGCAACATGTCCATGAACGGCGGCTTGCAACAATAAGCGATGTAGATGCCGCCATTCCCGCTGCCTTACAACACGGACGATTCTTTTTTGCGGATATAGAAAATAATCAAGTAACACCAGAAGGTGCACATTTATTGCACAGCCTTGCTAATCATGGAGAAGGCGCGATAGTTAGTCATGAAGAACTGATACAACAATATTCACAACAAATTGAGTCCATAGTACAAAATTTATTACAGCGTGAATTAGTTGAACCTTTGGGTAAAGGCTATCGTTTCCAAGTAGAAATGGTCAGACGGTGGTTTTGTGGATAG
- a CDS encoding sulfotransferase: MHYCFTFVCQQGELEIKALFLAASLKKFLHCDYELVAAIPSPATDWGNPREITLTLLAELGVRIVPITNWVDKQYPIGNKVACLGIETLAEKIFFLDSDMLCLQPFIPPNDWLQPIFHAKPVDLGAFTADPHFWQSVYTLFDLPLPTRRVFSSVSHELLLPYFNAGMLGIPSNTPFAQIWADSCQRILHSGIIAQRPRWLDQLALPITLAKIGMDFNCLNEYVNYPAHLKPLNPQTILCHYHKPSVIRREPALNQLILDLITQYPKLQQVIATYADWQELTQPYKITKKKGLFQAKPTIKPTAQQARPEAFITGIPRSGTSYLCRLLHKIDDCVVINEPTQIFPPLQQTFPPYQLAIYYQEIRRDVLNGQAIENKIKDGEIIEDTAILDKRESYLPTVYRPDFVLFTKNTLAYLARIQQLRYVMPHAPLITCVRHPADTIASWKSTFDHLKNARVETFPVGQLHDTALTGWQQQRLQRIAEADEVALKRVLLWCYLAECVLTAQTVLHIVHYENLVTNPIHCLKNIFQQIPHAPPLRLNPAIQPSQIRQKRDILDIRDRQLINDLCGEYAVQLGYDEWKISC; encoded by the coding sequence ATGCACTACTGTTTCACCTTTGTTTGTCAACAAGGCGAGTTAGAAATCAAAGCATTATTCCTTGCCGCTTCACTTAAAAAATTTCTCCACTGTGACTACGAACTTGTCGCAGCCATTCCTAGCCCTGCAACAGATTGGGGCAATCCCCGTGAAATAACCCTCACACTGCTTGCTGAATTAGGAGTGCGCATTGTACCCATTACCAACTGGGTTGATAAACAATACCCCATCGGCAATAAAGTAGCTTGTTTAGGCATAGAAACCCTTGCAGAGAAAATTTTTTTCTTAGACAGTGATATGCTTTGTTTACAACCCTTTATCCCACCAAACGACTGGTTGCAACCTATTTTTCATGCTAAACCTGTGGACTTAGGTGCATTCACTGCCGACCCCCATTTTTGGCAATCCGTTTACACCCTATTTGACCTCCCCTTACCCACACGCCGCGTATTTAGCAGCGTTAGCCACGAGCTACTACTACCCTATTTCAATGCAGGCATGCTCGGCATTCCCAGCAACACCCCTTTTGCCCAAATTTGGGCGGACAGTTGCCAACGAATTTTACACAGCGGCATCATTGCACAACGCCCCCGCTGGTTAGACCAACTCGCACTGCCCATCACGCTGGCTAAAATAGGCATGGATTTTAACTGTCTAAATGAATACGTTAACTACCCCGCCCACTTAAAGCCTTTAAATCCACAAACGATACTCTGTCATTACCATAAACCCAGTGTTATTCGTCGCGAACCCGCATTAAATCAACTTATTCTTGACCTAATAACACAATATCCTAAATTACAACAGGTAATAGCGACCTATGCCGACTGGCAAGAATTGACACAACCTTATAAAATAACTAAGAAAAAAGGATTATTTCAGGCAAAACCGACTATAAAACCCACTGCGCAACAAGCACGTCCAGAAGCCTTTATTACAGGTATTCCCCGCAGTGGCACAAGCTATCTATGCCGATTACTGCATAAAATTGACGATTGCGTCGTCATTAACGAACCCACACAAATCTTTCCCCCCCTACAACAAACCTTTCCCCCTTATCAACTCGCTATCTATTATCAAGAAATCCGCCGAGATGTTCTCAATGGACAAGCCATAGAAAATAAAATTAAAGATGGGGAAATAATTGAAGATACAGCGATTCTTGACAAGCGCGAATCCTATTTGCCTACAGTTTACCGCCCTGATTTTGTCCTCTTCACCAAAAACACACTGGCCTATTTGGCTCGAATCCAGCAACTACGTTACGTTATGCCCCATGCCCCACTGATTACATGCGTGCGCCATCCCGCTGATACCATTGCTTCATGGAAAAGTACGTTTGACCATTTAAAAAATGCCCGTGTTGAAACCTTTCCTGTAGGACAACTACACGATACCGCTTTAACAGGTTGGCAACAGCAACGTTTACAACGGATTGCCGAAGCTGATGAAGTAGCACTCAAACGAGTTTTACTATGGTGTTATCTTGCTGAATGTGTTCTAACGGCACAAACTGTGTTGCACATTGTCCATTATGAAAACCTCGTTACCAATCCAATTCATTGTTTAAAAAATATTTTTCAACAAATTCCTCACGCCCCCCCTTTACGATTAAACCCTGCGATTCAACCCTCCCAAATACGTCAAAAACGCGACATACTCGATATACGTGATAGACAGCTAATCAATGATTTATGCGGAGAATACGCTGTACAACTGGGCTATGACGAATGGAAAATATCATGCTAA
- a CDS encoding sulfotransferase family 2 domain-containing protein: protein MLISVHIPKTAGTSLGTALTQVFGDKLLLDYADKPLSDTLIHRYTRLQHRLQLKYKPQVITNNYHAVHGHFIADKYAVLGEKAQFCTFFREPLARLVSHYQHWQRNPDLKNSMCRQLITQQLSITAFAKLTKQRHFYRLFCGTIPVEHFHFVGLTEAYTDSIALFNKLFNLQLPVLVENEGEGQDYQQWLKDRGAYIDIQTIQQENQRYYSDACRHFEHLCTTHFNRQEY, encoded by the coding sequence ATGCTAATTTCCGTTCACATTCCCAAAACCGCAGGAACCAGTTTAGGCACTGCATTAACGCAAGTTTTTGGTGATAAATTACTGCTAGATTATGCAGATAAACCCCTATCCGATACCTTGATACATCGCTACACCCGATTACAACACCGTCTGCAACTGAAGTATAAACCGCAAGTAATAACAAACAATTATCACGCTGTACACGGACATTTTATTGCGGATAAATACGCCGTGTTGGGCGAAAAAGCCCAATTTTGCACATTTTTCCGCGAACCATTAGCCCGTTTGGTTTCCCATTATCAACACTGGCAACGCAACCCCGACTTAAAAAATAGCATGTGTCGTCAACTTATTACGCAACAACTATCCATAACAGCATTTGCCAAACTCACCAAACAACGTCATTTCTATCGGTTATTCTGTGGCACAATACCTGTAGAACATTTTCATTTTGTTGGTTTGACAGAGGCCTATACAGACAGTATTGCATTATTTAATAAGCTATTTAATCTGCAATTGCCCGTGTTAGTAGAAAATGAAGGGGAAGGGCAAGATTATCAACAATGGCTCAAAGACAGAGGGGCTTATATTGACATTCAGACAATTCAACAAGAAAATCAACGTTATTATTCCGATGCGTGCCGCCATTTTGAACACTTATGCACCACCCACTTTAACCGTCAAGAATACTAA
- a CDS encoding UbiA family prenyltransferase has product MTVNTLLPLCVDLDDTLIKTDMLYEGFVKLLKKKPLLLLLLPFWLLKGKAYLKTKLNQHVDFDVTCLPYNQVFLTFLQAQQQAGRQLLLVTASHESIAQKIADHLGIFNTVLASNTERNLKGATKAQFLRDYFGEKPFAYAGDSRADLNVWQYAQEGILVNASASVTQQAKTLTIITEEFPNKTNWFKSLPAALRVHQWVKNTLIFIPLLASQQIMNMELLSDAVLAFFAFSFAASSAYILNDLLDLEADRHHHRKRKRPFASGAIPIQIGLLLFPICLLISLLFTIVLPLNFWLVLSIYYTLTLAYSFALKSVVLIDVFCLATLYTLRVIAGSAAMIDATVSHWLLAFSLFIFLCLAVVKRHSEMLALRRNNQSSAKGRGYVADDLEILASIGVSSGFISVLVLALYIHNIRDMYSSPDILWLVCLIMLYWISRVWLISHRGTMHDDPIVFALRDRVSHIVALMILIIVLLAKFL; this is encoded by the coding sequence ATGACCGTGAATACTTTACTCCCGCTTTGCGTCGACCTCGACGACACATTAATCAAAACCGACATGCTATATGAAGGCTTTGTTAAATTACTGAAAAAAAAGCCTTTATTGCTATTACTTCTCCCTTTTTGGCTATTAAAAGGGAAAGCCTATTTAAAGACCAAGCTCAACCAACATGTTGATTTTGATGTTACCTGCTTGCCTTATAACCAAGTATTTTTAACCTTCTTACAAGCGCAACAACAAGCAGGCAGACAACTACTTCTCGTTACCGCCTCGCATGAATCCATCGCCCAAAAAATCGCTGACCACTTAGGCATTTTCAACACGGTTTTAGCCAGCAATACCGAGCGCAATTTAAAAGGTGCGACAAAAGCCCAATTTTTACGCGACTATTTTGGCGAAAAACCCTTTGCTTATGCGGGTGATAGTCGTGCTGATTTAAATGTTTGGCAATACGCACAAGAAGGCATACTCGTTAATGCATCGGCAAGCGTTACCCAACAAGCAAAAACCCTAACCATCATTACAGAAGAATTCCCCAATAAAACCAACTGGTTTAAATCATTACCTGCTGCCTTACGAGTGCATCAATGGGTAAAAAATACCCTTATTTTCATCCCATTACTGGCATCCCAGCAAATCATGAATATGGAATTGCTCAGTGATGCTGTTCTGGCATTTTTCGCGTTTAGTTTTGCCGCATCTAGTGCTTATATTCTTAACGATTTACTGGATTTAGAAGCTGACCGCCATCATCACCGCAAGCGTAAACGTCCTTTCGCCTCAGGTGCAATTCCCATTCAAATTGGCTTACTACTTTTTCCCATTTGCCTATTGATTAGCCTGCTATTCACCATTGTATTACCCCTAAACTTCTGGCTAGTATTAAGTATTTACTACACATTAACCCTAGCCTACTCTTTCGCCCTAAAAAGCGTAGTCCTCATTGACGTATTTTGTTTAGCAACGCTCTACACCCTACGGGTTATCGCAGGCTCTGCCGCCATGATAGATGCAACCGTTTCCCACTGGTTGCTCGCATTTTCCCTATTTATTTTCCTATGCTTAGCCGTTGTTAAACGCCATTCCGAAATGCTCGCCTTACGGCGCAATAACCAATCCAGTGCGAAAGGACGGGGCTACGTAGCTGATGACCTAGAAATCTTAGCGTCTATCGGCGTATCTAGCGGATTTATCTCAGTATTAGTCCTCGCTTTATACATACACAACATTCGCGACATGTACAGCTCACCCGACATTTTATGGCTAGTATGCCTCATCATGCTCTATTGGATTAGTCGCGTCTGGCTGATTTCCCATCGTGGCACGATGCACGACGACCCGATAGTGTTCGCACTCCGTGACCGCGTGAGCCACATTGTCGCGTTAATGATTCTTATCATTGTTCTACTAGCAAAATTTCTCTAA
- a CDS encoding FAD-binding oxidoreductase, with protein MATTYQSWGRYPLVEQTVYPVQWANDAIPISARKPVLAYGKGRSYGDVCLNDKGILLDTRYLNHFIQFDRTTGILLCESGVSLQEILQLIVPMGWFLPVTPGTQFVTLGGAIANDVHGKNHHVAGTFGCHVRQFELLRSDGQRLLCSANNNADWFGATIGGLGLTGLITWAEIQLIPMNNPFIQMESIKFHSIEEFLTLSKASEKNYTYTVAWLDCLQKQSSRGLFMQGNHAPPLFEDKPLKKRAKWLTVPVDMPNFMLNHASIKAFNFLYFNKQLPEITRSVSHYLPFFYPLDSIQQWNRIYGKRGFFQYQCVVSENDPHVIKNILAEIAKSGQGSFLSVIKIFGKIPSPGLLSFPRAGITLALDFANQGEVTHQLLTRLDAIVREDGGRLYPAKDARMNGTDFKQFYPEWEKFQPFIDPHFSSSFWRRVTQRHPKNG; from the coding sequence ATGGCAACCACTTATCAATCATGGGGACGCTATCCCCTTGTAGAACAAACTGTTTACCCTGTGCAATGGGCAAACGACGCAATTCCCATTTCAGCCCGTAAACCCGTATTAGCTTACGGCAAAGGGCGAAGTTATGGCGATGTCTGCTTGAATGATAAAGGTATTTTACTCGATACACGCTATCTCAATCACTTTATTCAATTTGACCGCACGACAGGTATATTACTTTGTGAATCAGGGGTTTCCTTACAAGAAATCTTACAGCTCATTGTGCCAATGGGTTGGTTTTTACCCGTCACACCCGGCACACAATTTGTCACCCTTGGCGGGGCAATTGCTAACGACGTACACGGCAAAAACCACCATGTTGCAGGCACTTTTGGCTGTCATGTACGACAATTTGAACTGCTACGCTCTGACGGACAACGCTTATTATGTTCGGCAAATAACAACGCTGACTGGTTCGGCGCGACAATTGGCGGATTAGGACTAACGGGTTTAATCACCTGGGCAGAAATTCAACTCATTCCAATGAATAACCCCTTTATTCAAATGGAAAGTATTAAATTCCATAGCATTGAAGAATTTCTTACCCTATCCAAAGCCTCAGAAAAAAATTATACCTATACCGTTGCTTGGCTAGACTGCTTACAAAAACAAAGCAGTCGCGGACTATTTATGCAAGGCAATCACGCCCCCCCGCTGTTTGAAGACAAGCCACTAAAAAAACGCGCTAAATGGCTCACCGTACCAGTAGATATGCCCAATTTTATGCTGAATCATGCCAGCATTAAAGCCTTTAACTTCCTGTATTTTAATAAACAACTGCCTGAAATCACCCGCAGCGTTAGCCACTATCTCCCCTTTTTCTATCCCTTAGACAGTATTCAACAATGGAATCGGATTTACGGCAAACGAGGATTTTTTCAATATCAATGTGTTGTTTCAGAAAATGACCCACACGTCATTAAAAATATCTTGGCAGAAATTGCTAAAAGTGGACAAGGCTCATTCCTCTCCGTCATTAAAATTTTTGGCAAGATTCCCTCTCCCGGACTTTTATCATTCCCGCGTGCAGGTATCACACTAGCCCTAGATTTCGCGAATCAAGGCGAGGTCACACACCAACTACTGACACGACTTGATGCCATTGTGCGCGAAGATGGCGGACGGCTATATCCAGCAAAAGACGCTCGCATGAATGGTACAGATTTCAAACAGTTCTACCCTGAATGGGAAAAATTTCAACCATTTATTGACCCTCACTTTTCGTCTAGTTTTTGGCGCAGAGTAACCCAACGACATCCAAAGAACGGATAA
- a CDS encoding SDR family oxidoreductase, with translation MKRILILGATAMIAQSLAKRFAQRGERLFLVGRDAQKLQVIQQDLKTRGASSSEYLAVDLTDIAQHKSLFATAEKSLQEIDIVIIAYGTLGDQQAAEQDFKVAEKELVTNFLSVASLLTELGNYFEKRKQGSIVVISSVAGDRGRQSNYVYGAAKGALSLFLQGLRNRLFKSGVQVLTVKPGFVDTPMTAGIKKNFLFASPDKVAQDIDNAISKGKKVLYTPWFWQWIMLIIKSIPEAIFVKLKL, from the coding sequence ATGAAACGAATTTTAATTCTTGGCGCGACCGCCATGATTGCCCAATCCCTTGCTAAACGCTTTGCTCAACGCGGAGAACGACTTTTTTTAGTCGGGCGTGATGCACAGAAACTACAAGTTATTCAGCAAGATTTAAAAACCCGTGGTGCGTCATCTAGCGAGTATTTAGCCGTTGATTTAACCGATATAGCTCAACATAAAAGCCTATTCGCAACGGCTGAAAAGTCGCTACAAGAAATTGATATTGTTATAATTGCTTATGGCACGCTAGGCGACCAACAAGCAGCCGAACAAGATTTTAAAGTTGCGGAAAAAGAGTTAGTCACCAACTTTTTAAGCGTCGCCTCATTACTCACAGAACTAGGCAATTATTTCGAAAAACGCAAACAAGGCAGTATTGTGGTGATTTCCTCCGTAGCAGGCGATAGAGGACGACAAAGCAATTATGTCTATGGTGCAGCCAAAGGCGCATTAAGCCTATTTCTCCAAGGCTTACGCAATCGTTTATTTAAATCGGGTGTGCAAGTATTGACCGTAAAACCCGGTTTTGTCGATACACCGATGACAGCAGGAATTAAAAAGAACTTCTTATTTGCAAGCCCTGATAAAGTTGCACAAGATATTGATAATGCAATTAGTAAGGGTAAAAAGGTACTTTATACCCCATGGTTTTGGCAATGGATTATGTTAATTATTAAATCCATTCCTGAAGCAATTTTTGTGAAATTGAAGTTATAA
- a CDS encoding DUF3782 domain-containing protein, with translation MTDEELKELVASLAIAQQETARQFQETSRQQKQTDRQLKELGIQIGGIGNKFGSFTEGMAFPSMEKILRKQFGLETISTNTKSFKGNRELELDVLGYSNGDSNKVVIVEVKSHLNEKGIEQVLKMLQEFPFFFPELAHKKRYGMIATVAASKEIKQKVAEAGLYLGIIHDEQFKLMKPKGFEPKNFDVA, from the coding sequence ATGACTGATGAAGAACTAAAAGAATTAGTAGCAAGTCTTGCGATTGCACAACAAGAAACTGCTCGGCAATTTCAGGAAACCAGCCGTCAGCAAAAACAGACTGACCGCCAGTTAAAAGAATTGGGTATTCAAATTGGTGGAATTGGTAATAAATTTGGCAGTTTTACCGAAGGCATGGCTTTTCCTTCAATGGAAAAAATCCTTCGCAAACAATTTGGTTTAGAAACCATTTCAACAAATACCAAATCATTTAAGGGCAACCGTGAATTAGAATTGGATGTATTGGGTTATAGCAATGGAGATAGTAATAAAGTCGTGATTGTAGAAGTGAAAAGTCATTTAAACGAAAAAGGGATTGAACAGGTGTTAAAAATGCTTCAGGAATTTCCTTTCTTTTTTCCAGAGCTTGCGCATAAAAAGCGTTATGGCATGATTGCTACCGTCGCGGCGAGTAAAGAAATCAAACAAAAAGTGGCAGAAGCAGGTTTGTATTTGGGCATTATTCACGATGAACAATTTAAATTAATGAAACCTAAAGGCTTTGAACCTAAGAATTTTGATGTTGCATAA
- the purD gene encoding phosphoribosylamine--glycine ligase produces the protein MKILIIGNGGREHALAWKVAQTAGVAKVFVAPGNAGTAREAKVENVPIKSDDIHTLVTFALQQRIDLTIVGPEAPLVAGVVDKFRVAGLRCFGPTSGSAQLEGSKAFTKDFLARHAIPTADYSHFTEVQPAIDYIRAKGAPIVVKADGLAAGKGVILAQTEAEAIAAVEDMLAGNAFGDAGNRVVIEAFLVGEEASFICMVDGEHILPMATSQDHKARDDGDKGPNTGGMGAYSPAPVVTPDIHEKIMRLVIEPTVKGMAAEGLPYTGFLYAGVMIDQQGNPKVLEYNCRFGDPETQPIMMRLQSDLVALCNAALDKRLHEVTAQWDNRAALGVVLAAGGYPNDYAKGDVIQGLEIATAENVKVFHAGTSEHNGQVITNGGRVLCVCALGDSVKTAQTAAYAHIQKITWQKMYCRHDIGYRAIARES, from the coding sequence ATGAAAATACTGATTATTGGTAATGGCGGACGAGAACATGCTTTGGCATGGAAAGTTGCCCAAACGGCAGGTGTGGCTAAAGTATTTGTTGCACCGGGTAATGCAGGTACAGCACGCGAAGCAAAAGTAGAAAACGTTCCCATCAAAAGCGACGATATTCATACGCTAGTAACTTTTGCCTTACAACAACGAATTGACCTAACCATCGTAGGGCCCGAAGCCCCCTTAGTTGCGGGCGTGGTAGATAAATTTCGTGTTGCGGGTTTACGCTGTTTTGGTCCTACAAGTGGTTCAGCACAACTGGAAGGTTCAAAAGCCTTCACAAAAGATTTTTTGGCACGTCATGCCATTCCAACAGCCGATTACAGCCACTTTACTGAAGTGCAACCTGCCATCGACTACATTCGCGCAAAAGGTGCGCCTATCGTCGTTAAAGCGGATGGACTGGCTGCGGGAAAAGGCGTGATACTCGCACAAACAGAAGCTGAAGCCATTGCTGCTGTAGAAGACATGTTAGCAGGCAACGCATTTGGTGATGCTGGCAATCGTGTAGTCATTGAAGCGTTTTTAGTCGGTGAAGAAGCCAGCTTTATCTGCATGGTCGACGGCGAACACATTCTCCCAATGGCAACTTCACAAGACCATAAAGCCCGCGATGATGGCGATAAAGGACCCAATACAGGCGGCATGGGTGCATACTCCCCCGCGCCTGTTGTCACGCCAGATATACATGAAAAAATCATGCGCTTAGTCATAGAGCCAACCGTTAAAGGCATGGCAGCCGAAGGCTTGCCTTACACAGGTTTTCTCTACGCAGGGGTTATGATTGACCAACAAGGCAATCCCAAAGTATTAGAATACAACTGTCGTTTTGGTGACCCCGAAACCCAGCCAATCATGATGCGCTTACAATCAGACTTAGTTGCTTTATGCAATGCAGCATTAGATAAACGCTTGCACGAAGTGACTGCCCAATGGGACAACCGCGCTGCATTAGGTGTGGTACTAGCCGCTGGTGGTTATCCAAATGACTACGCAAAAGGCGATGTGATTCAAGGCTTAGAAATCGCAACTGCTGAAAACGTCAAAGTGTTCCACGCAGGCACAAGTGAACATAATGGACAAGTTATTACCAATGGCGGGCGCGTGCTTTGTGTCTGCGCACTAGGGGATAGCGTAAAAACGGCACAAACTGCAGCTTATGCGCATATTCAAAAAATTACTTGGCAAAAAATGTACTGTCGACATGACATAGGCTATCGAGCAATCGCACGAGAAAGCTAG